The stretch of DNA GCGCGGCCTTGACCTCCGCTTCCAGGGGAAAGGATTCGAGAATCTCGGCGAGAGGCATTCCCAATAGCGCGCTCACCAGCGACAAAATGCCGGTGATGAAGGCTTGATCCTGAAAGCGCTGGTCGTTGGCCCGCAGGCTCCCGGCGATCAACTCCATCAACTTTCCGCGAGTGGCGGCGAGAATCAGGAGCGGGCTGGGAAACTCCGCGCCCGCGGCGCCACCCAGGGAAAACATCAGTATTTGCAGCCAGCGCTGCAGCTGGCGTCTTCCCAATACGGTAAGAGCGTGTTTCAGGGAATTGATTCGTGCGTTCACTCCCGAGCCCACGGAGTTGACCAGCTTTAGCAACTGCATGGACAGATCGGGGTTTTGCTTGAAGGCGGTCTCGATCTCGGCATTGGGCGCATCCGAGAGCACGAGGCTTAGCAGCCGTACCAAGGCCGCCTCGGCGTGCCCAAGGCGCTTGCCCGTGATGATGGAGGGCTTGGCGAAGTAATAGCCTTGAAACAGCTCGTAGCCCAAATTCATGCACTGATCCACCTGCTCGCGGCGGTCCACTTTTTCCGCGAGGAGCTTGACCTTGAAGCGCTTGAGGATGGCAGTCGCGGAAATTAACGTCTTCGCGTCCAGTGCTCCCACATCGACCTTGACGATATCGACAATTTCGAGAAGGCCGCGAAACTCCTCTTCCTGCCCAATGAAATCGTCCAGGGCCAAGGTGAACCCCATCTTCTTCAATTGCGTGCAGCGTTCGATGAATTGTGGCGTGACTTTGACGGTTTCCAGGATTTCCAGAACCACTTTGTCCTTGGGCAGCAGTTCGATCACGTCGCTCATCAGCAATGAAGCCGACAGGTTGATGAAACCGCGGTGGCGCCCGAGCACGTTCTCGATTCCCAATTCCGTGAAGGCGTGATTGATGACGGTGGCGGAGGCCGACACATCATCGTCGAAGACCGCCCCGTTTTTCTGGCTGGAGCGAAACAACAGTTCGAAGGCCGCGAGGTTTTCCTTCC from Betaproteobacteria bacterium encodes:
- a CDS encoding EAL domain-containing protein — encoded protein: MAQPAPSPAQDLYLGRQPILDRKENLAAFELLFRSSQKNGAVFDDDVSASATVINHAFTELGIENVLGRHRGFINLSASLLMSDVIELLPKDKVVLEILETVKVTPQFIERCTQLKKMGFTLALDDFIGQEEEFRGLLEIVDIVKVDVGALDAKTLISATAILKRFKVKLLAEKVDRREQVDQCMNLGYELFQGYYFAKPSIITGKRLGHAEAALVRLLSLVLSDAPNAEIETAFKQNPDLSMQLLKLVNSVGSGVNARINSLKHALTVLGRRQLQRWLQILMFSLGGAAGAEFPSPLLILAATRGKLMELIAGSLRANDQRFQDQAFITGILSLVSALLGMPLAEILESFPLEAEVKAALLQREGALGAMLTLMESLEESEFDQIQKALIPLPALDHGEMLGLQVDAMGWANSIGEAN